In Lolium rigidum isolate FL_2022 chromosome 7, APGP_CSIRO_Lrig_0.1, whole genome shotgun sequence, the DNA window TTCATAAGCTTTGCAAGGTAACTTACAGTCTGAATTCCCATACATGGTATAACAGCATGAATGCAATATGTTTTGTCTTCCCTGCAAATAAAAGGATCTTTGCTGCATAGGTTTATCTGTTCGTATCCAGTGGGAGGATAGTGGGATGTCTTGTTGCCGAACCGATAAAAGCAGCACACAAAGTTATTCCGAGCTCCTCATCGGAAGACAAACACGAGTTACCAGACAATAAAATTGAACCAGCACAAGCAAACCATACATTAGAGTTTGGGAAAATAAGTTTCAAGAGGGAAGTCTTAAGACGGCATAATCATCCCGACAAGAACAGAGAAGAGAGCCAGGGCCCTGGTGCCATAATCTGCCAACAAGAAGCTGTCCCTGCTGTCTGCGGATTCCGGGCCATCTGGGTGGTGCCGTCACGCAGAAGAAAGGGACTAGGGTCGCAGCTAATGGATGCCGCAAGGTATGTTCTCCAGGCCCCTTTTCCACGTTTTGCTTGCTCTTATGCTTGTAGCCGTTTCATGCCTTGAGAACTCATCACTGCCAAACATGAACAGTTCTCCTTAACAATGAGACATGATTGCATTCTGTGTCAATTGCACGGCTTTTTACCAGATTGCATCACCCAGCAAATATCACTGGTTTGTCGAGCTTTCTTCTGACGTTGCTACTTCCATTCGTCGCCTGCAGGAAGAGCTTTTGCGAAGGCAGTGTGCTGGGGATCTCACAATGCGCTTTCACTCCACCAACCTCTGCTGGCAAGGCACTGGCGTCGAGTTACTGCAAGACGAGTGCATTCTTGGTCTACAGGGAGGGAGATGTATAGTATATGATGCTCCCATTTATGGATAGCTAACTGACAAACAGTTGTAAAATTTGTCATGTTGAATATAAACATCACAATTTCTGCTGTACCTAGTGAACAGAAGAGGTTATAACGACACTTTGCATATGTGATCCTCTTTGACAGCAGTGTATTCTCACGATTTCTCGCTTTCCACATGATCTTGACAGTCAAATGTTGTTGCGCGCTATTATCAGTGTATCGGCATCAGTCGACATCAGTAACCGAGATCATAATGTTCAGCTGATAGCAAGGAAAACAGCTGTAGGCAAACACAACCAGAATAACTGGAACATCATAAGCACTCAAGCTTGACCTTTCCATAAAAAGAAATGCACGAACATATCATTCAACTGACCAGCAATAGCATTATCAAAGGACAGACTGATCTAGAATGCTTCCACAATACAAGCTTAAACAGAAACTAGAAGATGTAACATATTTTAATGTTTCCTCGTTGTTGGACCATGTATGGCAGCAGCTGCGTACTCGTCAACTTCTGCTTTTGTCAGTGATGGCTTTAGCGACCTTACTGCAGCCTCAAAATGAGCCTTGTCTATCGAACTTGCAGTGATATCTTCCCTCAGTGCCAACATTCCTGCTTCCCTGCACAAACCTTCGAGATCAGCACCGGTGAACAGCTCGGTGCACTCCGCTATCTTCCCAAGGTCCACATCCTCCCCTAACCCCATCTTGCGTGTTTTGATGCGTAGTATCTCATGCCGACCTTGCACGTCTGGTGGCGGAACATACAACACCTGCAGGCCAAGAGAAATTTATGATAAGTTACTGCTAATGAACATGTCAGAGAGACCCAGAGAGGGGAAAATACCATATCAAAATGCCCTGGGCGGAGAAGCGCTGCATCGATTGCCTTGGGACGATTAGTAGCAGCCAAAACAATAATGCCCTACAATAGAAAGCCAGATAACCTCTTAATGAACAGAGATGTAGATGCTCAGTAGAATTATGTTAAAAACTACCAGCAAGCTAAGACATACCGTAGCCAGTTCTAAACCATCCATTTCAGTCAACAAAGTTGATAGGAGTCTTTCTCCTACTGTGGCATTGCCACTGTCCCCATCAGGACCAGTTCTGCATACAAGTACCAACCTAAGTTATGAGTTGCGAAATTAACTTCTCGACAGTCAGTACTCAGTACTGAAAAGATTCACGCGTACACAACTAAAGTTCAAATAAACCTTGGTTCAGGTAAAAGAATAAAATTCAGGAACAGTTTCAAATAGTAAACTCCTCTAGTCCCTAATGCATGAACACGTTTCTACATTGATGTGCACCATAACAGATGCAAATTACTTGGTCAGATAGGAGCAACAAAAGTATAGAGATTATTATCTATTCTCATTATTTCAACAAGTCCTCTTTAACAAAAAGCACACATTACTTAATGTACATTTGAAGTATATATGTTCACAGTTAAACTGAAGTGTGTATGTTCGATATCTAGGCCAAAAGGATGCCCGTGCATACCTTTTAGGGGCAATTGCATCAGCCTCATCAAAAAATATAATGCTTGGAGCAGACAGACGTGCTCTCTGGAATGTTCTTCGCAACAAAGCTTCACCTTCTCCAACATACTTCGAATATAGTTCTGCACCACTGGTTGACAATATATTTCAAAACAAAGTAGTTGGCTTTCGATGAAGAGCAAATCTTGAACAGCAGGTGGCTAGGCTAACTAGTTTAAGTTAATCCAAACTGCATGATACTATAACAATTGAACCAACAAATACTTATATTATGCCAGTTTGATCAAAATACCATATGAATTGGTAAGTGTTTTGTGCCTAGAAAAAGTTCATGTTTATTCCTTCCTGTGACCACTATCTCAGTTCTCACTATATCGGGATTAATTGGGCTCAGCTTGATAATAAATGTACGGACTCTTTCGCATAGTAGGATAGAGAGCTGTGATTTGATTCAAAGAACGGACACAGTAATCGTTCTATGACAAAcctcaaagaaaagaaagaagcttGGGCAGCATGTGCTGCAGCCTTGGCAAGGGTGGTCTTTGAGCACCCTGGAGGACCATGCAAAAGCACACCACGAACTGGTGATATCCCTAGTCTAGCAAATGCAGCAGCATGCTTGATGGGCCACTCAACAGCTTGCTGAAGCTTTTTCTGAAGCATAGAAACAATCACCATTACAGCAGCTTtattctaaaaaataaaaaaaatataacaTATCTCACCTTTAGATCTTTCAAACCTCCTATATCATCCCATGAAACAGTTGGAGCTTCTTTAGTTACCCCTCTTATCATGCTTGCTTTGGCCTCAGATCTAGCAGACTCCCAATCTTCCATGAGTAGTGTGATCATCTCCTCATCctcagatgagtttgataatctaCGATAAGCAAATCTGGCAGCTTCTCGACATAGAGCTTGTAAATCAGCTCCAACATAACCATTGCAGTATCCAGCAATAGTCTGAAGATCGACAGTTTCATGAAGATGTAGATCCTTGGTATGAAGCTACAAAAAGAAGGTTGTAAGACTATACTGTAGGTAAAAATTCATGACATCAGTTAATGGATTCAGACAATGCAGGTTGTCAGTGCTATGTACAGACATTTTTAGACACAGTGCATATAATATCAAGTAGTGGCCAGCAACAATACTACCTATCAGTTCTATACAAAGATTCCAAGTCATGCATCCAAACGCAT includes these proteins:
- the LOC124672317 gene encoding protein CHROMOSOME TRANSMISSION FIDELITY 7-like, which produces MQPKINAFFKRQAPDPGPNSADDAPREGGGGAAEPNRPRSDGAADAKVLSKKRSYGQFHLELGQPDFLLHACAVCGMMYARGNDEDEKVHRAYHRTYFQGVPFKGWRDETVVARSEGGDRIILATGENSCTRNSKVQEVIKVVEKELGFGEGRLLHKLCKVYLFVSSGRIVGCLVAEPIKAAHKVIPSSSSEDKHELPDNKIEPAQANHTLEFGKISFKREVLRRHNHPDKNREESQGPGAIICQQEAVPAVCGFRAIWVVPSRRRKGLGSQLMDAARKSFCEGSVLGISQCAFTPPTSAGKALASSYCKTSAFLVYREGDV
- the LOC124677189 gene encoding cell division control protein 48 homolog B-like; this translates as MDGNKKSSKKLPHVVVVASTNRVDAIDPALRRPGRFDSEIEVSAPTVEERVQILELHTKDLHLHETVDLQTIAGYCNGYVGADLQALCREAARFAYRRLSNSSEDEEMITLLMEDWESARSEAKASMIRGVTKEAPTVSWDDIGGLKDLKKKLQQAVEWPIKHAAAFARLGISPVRGVLLHGPPGCSKTTLAKAAAHAAQASFFSLSGAELYSKYVGEGEALLRRTFQRARLSAPSIIFFDEADAIAPKRTGPDGDSGNATVGERLLSTLLTEMDGLELATGIIVLAATNRPKAIDAALLRPGHFDMVLYVPPPDVQGRHEILRIKTRKMGLGEDVDLGKIAECTELFTGADLEGLCREAGMLALREDITASSIDKAHFEAAVRSLKPSLTKAEVDEYAAAAIHGPTTRKH